In Phenylobacterium koreense, one DNA window encodes the following:
- a CDS encoding GNAT family N-acetyltransferase, translating to MHIRRATSQDALDVLRWRNDPLTRSMSRDGSMIEEPAHLAWFVRAAEDPRRVLLIAEAEGQKLGMVRFDEDGGRWEANINLAPEARGRGLAVPILKRALELFGQAQPATAVEAEIKPQNAASIRIFEAAGFQPQPSDGALLRYLWPGA from the coding sequence TTGCATATCCGCCGCGCGACCTCGCAGGACGCCCTCGACGTCCTGCGTTGGCGCAATGATCCCCTGACCCGGTCGATGTCTCGGGACGGCTCGATGATCGAGGAGCCCGCTCACCTGGCCTGGTTCGTCCGGGCGGCGGAGGATCCGCGGCGGGTGCTGCTGATCGCCGAGGCCGAGGGCCAAAAGCTAGGCATGGTCCGGTTCGACGAGGATGGCGGGCGATGGGAGGCCAATATCAATCTCGCTCCCGAGGCGCGGGGCCGGGGCCTGGCCGTGCCGATCCTGAAACGCGCCCTCGAACTGTTCGGCCAGGCGCAGCCGGCGACGGCGGTCGAGGCCGAGATCAAGCCGCAGAACGCCGCCAGCATCCGCATCTTCGAGGCCGCCGGCTTCCAACCCCAGCCATCGGACGGCGCGCTTCTGCGCTATCTATGGCCAGGCGCATGA
- the pseC gene encoding UDP-4-amino-4,6-dideoxy-N-acetyl-beta-L-altrosamine transaminase: MLAYGRQTIEDDDIAAVTEALRSDFLTTGPRVEAFEQAFAETVGARHAVACANGTAALHLAMLALEVQRGEAVIVPSTTFLATANCARFVGAEVVFADVDPDTGLMTPATLAQAMTRLDGRRLRAVLPVHLRGDVAELPALEALAAEAGAVLVEDAPHALGSTMRFGNREERVGDCAHSAMATFSFHPVKTIATGEGGMVTTGDGRLAARLRNLRSHGMVRPEGADPWWYEMPEIGFNYRLPDILCALGLSQLAKLPRFAERRRALAARYEEMLAPLAPLVRPALRPDWSDPVLHLMTVLIDFPAIGRSRREVVEALKAEGIGTQVHYIPVHTQPYYRGRYGELELPGAAAWYDRCLSLPLFPGMADEDVERTVLALGRAVRA; this comes from the coding sequence ATGCTCGCCTACGGCCGCCAGACCATCGAGGATGACGATATCGCGGCGGTCACCGAGGCCCTGCGCTCCGACTTCCTGACCACCGGCCCCCGGGTCGAGGCCTTCGAGCAGGCCTTCGCCGAGACGGTCGGGGCGCGCCATGCGGTCGCCTGCGCCAATGGCACGGCGGCGCTGCACCTGGCGATGCTGGCGCTCGAGGTCCAGCGGGGCGAGGCGGTGATCGTCCCTTCCACCACCTTCCTGGCGACGGCCAACTGCGCCCGCTTCGTCGGGGCCGAAGTCGTGTTCGCCGACGTCGATCCCGACACCGGCCTGATGACGCCGGCCACCCTGGCCCAGGCAATGACCCGCCTGGACGGCCGCCGCCTGCGCGCGGTGCTGCCGGTCCACCTGCGAGGCGACGTCGCCGAACTGCCGGCGCTCGAAGCGCTGGCCGCCGAGGCCGGCGCGGTGCTGGTCGAGGACGCTCCTCACGCGCTGGGCTCGACCATGCGGTTCGGGAACCGGGAGGAGCGCGTCGGCGACTGCGCTCACTCGGCCATGGCGACCTTCTCGTTCCATCCGGTGAAGACCATCGCCACGGGGGAAGGCGGCATGGTCACCACGGGCGACGGCCGTCTGGCCGCACGCCTGCGCAACCTTCGCTCCCACGGCATGGTCCGGCCGGAGGGCGCCGATCCGTGGTGGTATGAGATGCCGGAGATCGGCTTCAACTACCGCCTGCCCGACATCCTCTGCGCGCTCGGCCTCTCGCAGCTCGCCAAGCTGCCGCGTTTCGCCGAGCGGCGGCGCGCCCTGGCGGCGCGCTATGAGGAGATGCTGGCGCCGCTCGCGCCTCTGGTCCGGCCGGCGCTCCGGCCGGACTGGAGCGACCCCGTCCTGCACCTGATGACCGTGCTCATCGACTTCCCAGCCATCGGGCGGTCCCGCCGGGAGGTGGTCGAGGCGCTGAAAGCCGAGGGGATCGGGACCCAGGTGCACTACATCCCGGTCCACACCCAGCCCTATTACCGCGGCCGCTATGGCGAGCTGGAGCTTCCCGGCGCCGCCGCCTGGTACGATCGGTGCCTCTCCCTGCCGCTGTTCCCCGGCATGGCGGACGAGGATGTCGAGCGCACGGTCCTGGCCCTCGGGCGCGCCGTCCGCGCCTAA
- a CDS encoding VanZ family protein has protein sequence MIEGGGYAKEMRPFFSFIPRPLRLGVFLSAVAVILYVTLAPNQDVPGSEMFWDKAAHSIAFGLLVVIGLLMSTHRRWVVAAAVLALGIAIEIAQGLMPYGRQGDWRDALADAIGVGVGVIVWAIARRFKPR, from the coding sequence GTGATCGAGGGCGGCGGCTATGCAAAGGAGATGCGCCCGTTCTTCTCCTTCATCCCCCGCCCGCTTCGCCTCGGCGTCTTCCTCTCGGCGGTGGCGGTCATCCTCTACGTGACCCTGGCGCCCAATCAGGACGTGCCCGGTTCGGAGATGTTCTGGGACAAGGCGGCCCATTCGATAGCCTTCGGCCTGCTGGTGGTGATCGGCCTCTTGATGTCGACGCACCGGCGCTGGGTCGTGGCGGCGGCGGTGCTGGCCCTTGGGATTGCGATCGAGATCGCCCAGGGCCTGATGCCCTATGGCCGCCAGGGCGACTGGCGCGACGCTCTGGCCGATGCGATCGGCGTGGGCGTCGGTGTGATAGTCTGGGCCATCGCCAGGCGGTTCAAGCCGAGATGA
- a CDS encoding 4a-hydroxytetrahydrobiopterin dehydratase: MSRPSRIGPDAALARLPGWARAAKDAREAITRTYRFADFNTAFGFMTRVAIKAEQLDHHPEWFNVYNRVEVVLTTHDADGVTELDVALASFMDAAAQAAGAQD; the protein is encoded by the coding sequence GTGAGCCGCCCATCGCGGATCGGACCGGACGCCGCCCTCGCCAGGCTGCCGGGCTGGGCGCGCGCCGCCAAGGACGCGCGCGAAGCCATCACCCGCACCTACCGCTTCGCCGACTTCAACACCGCCTTCGGCTTTATGACGCGGGTGGCGATCAAGGCCGAGCAGCTCGACCACCATCCGGAATGGTTCAATGTCTACAACCGTGTCGAGGTGGTGCTGACCACCCACGACGCGGACGGGGTGACGGAGTTGGACGTGGCCCTGGCGAGCTTCATGGATGCGGCGGCCCAGGCGGCCGGCGCGCAGGACTAG
- a CDS encoding SDR family oxidoreductase, which yields MAGRVEGKKAFITGGAQGLGAAAARKLAAEGAKVSIADINHEGAKALAAEINAEHGEGTAFAFPLDVTREDQWIYALEEADAAMGGISVLVNNAGISRGGNIEQLSFEDWKLVMGVNVDSVFLGTKHALKYMRQNQPGSIVNISSIAGLIAAHNSPVYNASKAAVWLLSKGIALHCAKQGLDIRSNSIHPTFIDTPILDPLRQQFGKEVAESKLARQIPLGHIGEPDDIANAVLYLASDESKFMTGAELKLDGGISAM from the coding sequence ATGGCCGGACGGGTCGAGGGCAAGAAGGCGTTCATCACCGGCGGAGCCCAGGGACTCGGCGCGGCCGCGGCCCGCAAGCTGGCCGCCGAGGGCGCCAAGGTCTCGATCGCCGACATCAACCACGAAGGCGCCAAGGCGCTCGCCGCCGAGATCAACGCCGAGCACGGGGAGGGGACGGCCTTCGCCTTTCCCCTCGACGTGACCCGCGAGGACCAGTGGATCTACGCCCTGGAAGAGGCCGACGCGGCCATGGGCGGCATCTCGGTCCTGGTCAACAACGCCGGCATCAGCCGAGGCGGCAATATCGAACAGCTCTCCTTCGAGGACTGGAAGCTGGTCATGGGCGTGAACGTGGACTCCGTGTTCCTCGGAACCAAGCACGCGCTGAAGTACATGCGCCAGAACCAGCCGGGCTCGATCGTCAACATCTCGTCGATCGCCGGACTGATCGCCGCTCACAACTCGCCGGTCTACAACGCCTCCAAGGCCGCGGTCTGGTTGCTGTCCAAGGGCATCGCCCTGCATTGCGCCAAGCAGGGCCTGGATATCCGGTCGAACTCCATCCATCCGACCTTCATCGACACTCCGATCCTCGACCCGCTGCGCCAGCAGTTCGGCAAGGAGGTCGCCGAGAGCAAGCTGGCCCGCCAGATCCCGCTGGGACACATCGGCGAGCCCGACGACATCGCCAACGCCGTGCTCTACCTGGCCTCCGACGAGAGCAAGTTCATGACCGGCGCGGAGCTGAAGCTCGACGGCGGCATTTCGGCCATGTGA
- a CDS encoding PfkB family carbohydrate kinase: MPLALVLSSYVVANRIGGSLQQYVLAPFGIDPVLVPTVMFGASPVKGGRGQATDVELFQMLLEGVRGQELHGLVDLVITGHFSLPEQVELACEAIDQIRAASRTGAFNPRPIVLVDPILGDHPKGLYVKPEVARLVTERLTPLADWLTPNLFELSHLTGRTIADAADVADAVKALGKPALVTSAPVGEGRAGALLCTPTESLLLSHPRLDQAPNGTGDLVTAVFGAGLVEGLEAPLAAERALRAVAEALEAARAWNAPDLPVVALGERLVRPTASVRIERLAGGGS, encoded by the coding sequence ATGCCGCTGGCCCTGGTCCTCTCTTCCTATGTCGTCGCCAACCGCATCGGCGGCAGCCTGCAGCAGTACGTGCTGGCGCCGTTCGGGATCGATCCCGTCCTCGTGCCGACCGTGATGTTCGGGGCGAGCCCGGTCAAGGGCGGGCGGGGCCAGGCGACCGATGTCGAGCTCTTCCAGATGCTGCTCGAAGGGGTCCGGGGCCAGGAACTCCATGGCCTCGTCGATCTGGTCATTACCGGTCACTTCTCACTTCCCGAGCAGGTGGAACTGGCCTGCGAGGCCATCGACCAGATCCGCGCCGCATCGCGAACCGGCGCCTTCAATCCCAGACCGATCGTCCTGGTCGATCCGATCCTCGGAGACCATCCCAAGGGCCTCTATGTGAAGCCTGAGGTCGCCCGGCTGGTGACTGAGCGCCTGACGCCATTGGCCGATTGGCTCACCCCCAACCTCTTCGAACTCTCCCACCTGACCGGCCGCACGATCGCGGATGCGGCCGACGTGGCGGATGCGGTCAAGGCGCTGGGCAAGCCGGCCCTGGTCACCTCGGCGCCGGTTGGCGAAGGGCGCGCCGGCGCCCTGCTCTGCACGCCGACCGAAAGCCTGCTGCTTTCTCATCCAAGGCTCGACCAGGCGCCGAACGGCACGGGCGACCTGGTGACCGCCGTGTTTGGCGCAGGCCTCGTCGAAGGCCTGGAGGCGCCGTTGGCGGCCGAGCGCGCGCTTCGCGCCGTGGCCGAGGCGCTGGAGGCGGCGCGGGCCTGGAACGCGCCGGACCTGCCGGTGGTGGCGCTGGGCGAGCGGCTGGTGCGTCCGACAGCATCGGTGCGTATAGAACGCCTCGCCGGAGGAGGTTCGTGA
- a CDS encoding HAD-IA family hydrolase yields MTVEAVIWDFGGVFTSSPFEAFNRYETEKGIPRDLIRKVNATNPDSNAWALFERNEIDAKGFDELFLAESTALGHPVPGKDILPLLSGVVRPRMVEALKTCKLHFKVGCITNNMVSHHSPGADKPQRAAGAMGQIMPLFDHIIESSKAGVRKPDPKIYLMMCEALSVKPDACVYLDDLGINCKPAAMLGMRAIKVVDVDQTLAELSAATGLVFGDEEAVA; encoded by the coding sequence ATGACGGTCGAAGCGGTGATCTGGGATTTCGGCGGGGTGTTCACCTCCTCGCCCTTCGAGGCGTTCAACCGCTACGAAACCGAAAAAGGGATTCCCCGCGACCTGATCCGCAAGGTCAACGCGACCAACCCGGACAGCAACGCCTGGGCGCTGTTCGAGCGCAACGAGATCGACGCCAAGGGCTTCGACGAGCTGTTCCTGGCGGAATCGACGGCCCTGGGTCACCCGGTTCCCGGCAAGGACATCCTGCCGCTGCTGTCGGGCGTCGTCCGCCCGCGGATGGTGGAAGCCCTGAAGACCTGCAAGCTGCACTTCAAGGTCGGCTGCATCACCAACAACATGGTCAGCCATCACAGCCCGGGCGCGGACAAGCCGCAGCGGGCGGCTGGCGCCATGGGCCAGATCATGCCGCTGTTCGACCACATCATCGAAAGCTCCAAGGCGGGCGTACGCAAGCCCGACCCCAAGATCTACCTGATGATGTGCGAGGCGCTTTCGGTGAAGCCGGACGCCTGCGTCTACCTCGACGACCTGGGCATCAACTGCAAGCCGGCCGCGATGCTGGGCATGCGCGCCATCAAGGTCGTGGACGTCGACCAGACCCTGGCGGAGCTGTCGGCCGCCACCGGCCTCGTCTTCGGCGACGAAGAGGCGGTGGCGTGA
- the pseB gene encoding UDP-N-acetylglucosamine 4,6-dehydratase (inverting), with protein sequence MGRFATTNLDLDGKVILVTGGTGSFGRRFIETVLGRFRPRKLIVYSRDELKQHEMQIDLAEKFDAQELSCMRFFLGDVRDRERLTLAMRGVDIVIHAAALKQVPAAEYNPSECIHTNIMGAENVVWACLTNRVKQVVALSTDKACNPVNLYGATKLASDKTFVAANNLSGDIGTRFAVVRYGNVVGSRGSVAPLFERLIARGAAELPITDTRMTRFWITLNQGVDFVLSSLELMRGGEIFVPKIPSMKMTELAAAMAPGLPIKIIGIRPGEKLHEMMISADDARTTVDLGDRYAIEPAFVEYQRQSYVGDYPTVAESFSYASDSNDEWLSGEGLMALLSDGAPERPRRRATD encoded by the coding sequence TTGGGCCGGTTCGCAACGACCAATCTCGACCTTGACGGCAAGGTCATCCTCGTCACCGGCGGCACCGGTTCCTTCGGTCGCCGCTTCATCGAGACGGTGCTGGGCCGGTTCCGGCCGCGCAAGCTGATCGTCTACTCGCGCGACGAGCTCAAGCAGCACGAGATGCAGATCGACCTGGCCGAGAAGTTCGACGCCCAGGAGCTTTCCTGCATGCGCTTCTTCCTGGGCGACGTGCGCGACCGCGAGCGTCTGACCCTGGCCATGCGGGGCGTGGACATCGTCATCCACGCCGCAGCGCTGAAGCAGGTGCCGGCCGCCGAGTACAACCCCTCGGAGTGCATCCACACCAACATCATGGGCGCCGAGAACGTCGTCTGGGCCTGCCTGACCAACCGCGTGAAGCAGGTGGTGGCGCTGTCCACCGACAAGGCCTGCAACCCGGTCAACCTCTACGGGGCGACCAAGCTGGCCTCCGACAAGACCTTCGTGGCGGCCAACAACCTCTCCGGCGACATCGGCACCCGCTTCGCCGTCGTCCGCTACGGCAATGTGGTGGGCTCGCGCGGATCGGTGGCGCCGCTGTTCGAGCGGCTAATCGCCCGGGGCGCGGCGGAGCTGCCGATCACCGACACCCGCATGACCCGCTTCTGGATCACCCTGAACCAGGGCGTCGACTTCGTGCTGTCCTCGCTGGAGCTGATGCGCGGCGGCGAGATCTTCGTGCCGAAGATCCCCTCGATGAAGATGACCGAGCTGGCCGCGGCCATGGCGCCGGGCCTGCCTATCAAGATCATCGGCATCCGGCCGGGCGAGAAGCTGCACGAGATGATGATCTCGGCGGACGACGCCCGCACCACCGTCGACCTGGGCGACCGCTACGCCATCGAGCCGGCCTTCGTGGAATACCAGCGCCAGTCCTACGTCGGCGATTACCCGACCGTGGCCGAGAGCTTCTCCTACGCCAGCGACAGCAATGACGAGTGGCTGTCGGGGGAAGGGCTGATGGCCCTGCTGTCCGACGGCGCGCCGGAGCGCCCGCGCCGCCGGGCCACCGACTGA
- a CDS encoding serine hydrolase domain-containing protein, with protein sequence MVEINGFAPPRFAAVREAFAANFEAGQELGARFTLVERGEVVVDLWAGFADRQRTRPFDGKTLTPVFSTTKAVAALLIARLVDQGRLDYAQPVADVWPEFAQAGKQAITVEQVMSHQDGLSGFPDPMEPSLWFDWDAICAKLAAMAPLWPPGTASGYHPITFGYLAGEIFRRIDGRTMGTALREDLARPFDLDLWIGLPDAEHSRAADLQRPSALPQFGEINEATKAAFLTPWSSPGGRGQAEWRRAEIPSANGHATAPALARLMGALANDGWLDGETILSPALIAEASRERIHGQDLVLPFVMSWGAGFMRNAPVKVWGQGLSTFGHSGWGGSCAFADPETGLAGAYVMNKQSTDLIGDARAKRLIEAAYSAL encoded by the coding sequence ATGGTCGAGATCAACGGATTCGCCCCGCCCCGTTTCGCCGCCGTGCGCGAGGCCTTCGCCGCCAATTTCGAGGCCGGCCAGGAGCTGGGCGCGCGCTTTACCCTGGTCGAGCGCGGCGAGGTGGTCGTCGATCTCTGGGCGGGGTTCGCCGACCGCCAGCGCACCAGGCCGTTCGACGGGAAGACCCTGACCCCGGTCTTTTCGACCACCAAGGCAGTGGCCGCCCTGCTGATCGCCCGGCTCGTGGATCAGGGCCGCCTCGACTACGCCCAGCCGGTCGCCGATGTCTGGCCGGAGTTCGCCCAGGCCGGCAAGCAGGCGATCACCGTCGAACAGGTGATGAGCCACCAGGACGGCCTGTCGGGCTTTCCGGACCCGATGGAGCCGTCCCTCTGGTTCGACTGGGACGCCATCTGCGCCAAGCTGGCGGCCATGGCGCCGCTCTGGCCGCCCGGTACGGCCAGCGGCTACCACCCGATCACCTTCGGCTATCTGGCGGGCGAGATCTTCCGGCGGATCGATGGCCGGACCATGGGAACGGCGCTGCGCGAGGACCTGGCCCGGCCCTTCGACCTCGATCTCTGGATCGGCCTGCCCGACGCCGAGCACTCGCGCGCCGCCGACCTGCAGCGCCCGAGCGCCCTGCCCCAGTTCGGCGAGATCAACGAGGCGACCAAGGCCGCCTTCCTGACGCCTTGGTCCTCGCCAGGCGGCCGCGGCCAGGCCGAGTGGCGACGGGCGGAGATCCCCTCGGCCAATGGCCATGCGACGGCCCCTGCCCTCGCCCGGCTGATGGGCGCATTGGCCAATGACGGATGGCTCGACGGCGAGACCATCCTCTCGCCCGCCCTGATCGCCGAGGCGTCGCGCGAGCGCATCCACGGCCAGGACCTGGTGCTGCCCTTCGTGATGAGCTGGGGCGCCGGCTTCATGCGCAATGCGCCGGTGAAGGTCTGGGGCCAGGGCCTCTCGACCTTCGGCCATTCCGGCTGGGGCGGCTCCTGCGCCTTCGCCGATCCGGAGACGGGCCTCGCCGGGGCCTATGTGATGAACAAGCAGTCCACCGACCTGATCGGCGACGCCCGCGCCAAGCGGCTGATCGAGGCCGCCTATTCGGCGCTTTAG
- the rarD gene encoding EamA family transporter RarD, with product MNSSAIAAGVACYVIWGFVPLVFQAIGRQGVSAWEILAHRTIWATPVALVFVLLARQWPQVVAVMRDVKVLRLLCLSAALIACNWCVYIWAVNSGRLLETSLGYYITPLINMATGALFFRERITGLGKIAVGLATVGVVIQTAALGHVPLVSLVLGISFGAYGLVRKQVAAEAQTGLFIECLILSVPGLAYMFWLESQGASHLTASPVTATWLVAAGPITAVPLLLFAWAARRIPLSLMGFLQFIAPTIAFVIGLSQGEAFTPMRALSFAFIWAGAGAFVYGAWTKGRTLPRPA from the coding sequence ATGAACAGCTCGGCCATCGCCGCCGGGGTCGCCTGCTATGTGATCTGGGGCTTCGTGCCGCTGGTCTTCCAGGCGATCGGCCGACAAGGCGTCAGCGCTTGGGAGATCCTGGCCCACCGGACGATCTGGGCCACGCCCGTCGCGCTGGTCTTCGTGCTGCTGGCCCGTCAGTGGCCGCAAGTCGTCGCGGTGATGCGCGACGTCAAGGTGCTGCGGCTGCTCTGCCTGTCGGCGGCGCTCATCGCCTGCAACTGGTGCGTCTACATCTGGGCGGTGAACAGCGGCCGGCTGCTGGAAACCAGCCTTGGCTACTACATCACCCCGCTGATCAACATGGCGACCGGCGCCCTGTTCTTCCGTGAGCGGATCACCGGCCTCGGGAAGATCGCCGTGGGCCTGGCCACGGTCGGCGTGGTGATCCAGACCGCAGCGCTGGGCCACGTCCCCCTGGTCTCGCTGGTCCTCGGGATCAGCTTCGGCGCCTATGGCCTGGTCCGCAAGCAGGTCGCCGCCGAGGCTCAGACCGGACTCTTCATCGAGTGCCTGATCCTCTCGGTTCCGGGACTTGCCTACATGTTCTGGTTGGAATCCCAGGGGGCGAGCCATCTCACCGCATCGCCCGTCACGGCGACCTGGCTGGTGGCGGCCGGCCCGATCACCGCAGTGCCGCTGTTGCTGTTCGCCTGGGCGGCGCGCCGGATCCCGCTGTCGCTGATGGGCTTCCTGCAGTTCATCGCCCCGACGATCGCTTTCGTCATCGGCCTGAGCCAGGGCGAGGCCTTCACGCCGATGCGGGCGCTGTCCTTCGCCTTCATCTGGGCGGGGGCAGGGGCCTTCGTCTACGGCGCCTGGACCAAGGGCCGCACCCTGCCAAGGCCCGCCTAA
- a CDS encoding heme-dependent oxidative N-demethylase subunit alpha family protein, with translation MTIRHAPYAEAVDFAIGLKPIAEAAWLEGGEADPAARKDPLYAARRDIVWGETPGSRPGQEEVLELVEAVCGPAPKTELPPLYAAARRVADDLVLMERGDEGWAVSAISLSAPTFFSVPEVLGRPLAQIHQPVNGFAERFLSRVVRIFDGLRPGLVLERRNWSVANSAEPFMPDAAPMRARIVAISGEAAGRELFIRVERQTLRRLPRTGGALFTIRVWLHPLDDLIGEPERLAAFARAWRTAPSDFRAYKRLELYDELVEAFLHRQGL, from the coding sequence ATGACCATCCGCCATGCTCCCTATGCAGAGGCCGTGGACTTCGCCATCGGGCTGAAGCCGATCGCGGAAGCCGCCTGGCTGGAAGGGGGCGAGGCCGATCCAGCGGCGCGGAAGGACCCGCTCTACGCTGCGCGCCGCGACATCGTCTGGGGCGAGACGCCGGGCTCGCGGCCGGGCCAGGAAGAGGTGCTGGAACTCGTTGAGGCGGTCTGCGGCCCGGCTCCGAAGACGGAGCTGCCGCCGCTCTACGCCGCCGCGAGGCGGGTGGCCGACGACCTAGTGCTGATGGAGCGAGGCGACGAGGGCTGGGCCGTCTCGGCGATCTCCCTTTCCGCGCCGACCTTCTTTTCCGTTCCAGAGGTGCTCGGCCGGCCGCTCGCCCAGATCCACCAGCCGGTCAACGGTTTCGCCGAGCGGTTCCTGAGCCGCGTGGTGCGGATCTTCGACGGCCTGCGCCCGGGCCTTGTCCTCGAGCGGCGCAACTGGAGTGTGGCCAACTCCGCGGAGCCCTTTATGCCGGACGCGGCGCCGATGCGGGCCCGGATCGTCGCCATCTCCGGTGAGGCGGCGGGGCGCGAACTGTTCATTCGGGTCGAGCGCCAGACCCTGCGCCGGTTGCCTCGCACGGGCGGGGCGCTTTTCACGATCCGGGTCTGGCTGCATCCCCTGGATGATCTGATCGGCGAACCCGAACGGCTTGCGGCCTTCGCCAGGGCCTGGCGGACCGCTCCGTCGGACTTCCGCGCCTACAAGCGGCTGGAGCTCTATGACGAGCTGGTCGAGGCCTTCCTGCATAGGCAGGGCCTCTAG